A section of the Paenibacillus aurantius genome encodes:
- a CDS encoding glutamate synthase-related protein, with the protein MNQAMINEGRFRNLLETEHDSCGIVCIIEKNGHPSRDNIQKTIDALVKLEHRSGFINGEGDGCGILTDIPRALWEKKLQDAGLDGKLAYDKRFSIAHIFVPRKLAISAADMQASIREMFREHGVRIVTEQENQVDNSVLGPNGLNDEPVFWQVAALCEKEGVNTADHLFELHVAIEARFTVHVATLSNTTAAYKVMGAASILPLYFNDTRDPLFAAQVTIGHNRYSTNTLSSFFRVQPFSLLGHNGEINTVKKLRLEADMVGVPLVDGGSDSQDMNRTIETFIHRSGMSLFEAMEVVFPPIHNEMKLFRGELQDMYVYFRQIWGHYAQGPAGIVSRYGNECIFSVDALGLRPVWMVETENSLYFSSEQGVVTVGEMIAEPKPIAPGEKVGVVLTPGEYVQVLPYTTVQSLVHERVSKRVDFSGMRKYLGSVESGITASANEVLQVNDALYSANGWDREGIQQIESMSETGAEPIRSLGHDGPHAAINWERQNIPDFIKESVAVVTNPAIDRDREMEHFSTRVVVGPRPVLYGQPDNRLRIELLAPLVLESLNGVDSDKDLNQLSYEQLLAAFRAQGENAVAVLSATFARGTSIQDGLNELAAQAVEAVKNGAMLVVLDDSEAHRNDRLWLDPHLAVSKVDIALREHKLGHGDNLRRQTSLVLRSAAVRNLHDIAVACGLGADVISPYLLFATAAAKSGAPAAKKVYTALNKGLEKVISTIGTHELRGYTRFFSSIGLNPEVAEVLDIVNYLGSDKAGTGFAKLEAEAEKRYEDFTNPKAKAARNFHFFQRMWKALGEAASGAAPYSDYRDKLREEEKRNPISIRHVADFNYEKALEGRQPLNPSDVSIGIGGHDLPMLISSMSFGSQNETAFRAYAEAGERLNMVTMNGEGGEIKDMLGRYRRTRGAQVASGRFGVNAELANAVAFLEIKIGQGAKPGEGGHLPGSKVTAKIAAARNATIGSDLISPSNNHDIYSIEDLAQIISELKEASGRKAKVIVKIPVVPGIGTIAVGVAKAGADVITLSGFDGGTGAARIHSITHVGLPTEIGTKLAHVALIEAGLRHRVELWSDGGLKSGADVVKMLMLGANRCGFGSIAMQAIGCTTCRGCHLDTCHVGIATQIDSMEEAEEKGLRRFVPREYDLAVNSLVRLFGAIGEEVREIVAALGFKDAQDLVGRSDLLQQVNCLDQIDLSEILRPAPLQFINIGESLDEAAVASSDIQVAAGAEGQAFFPESLSFATPVERTWSKVTGETRIIGSRYSSHRVRSSQDNDKLPAISLRLTDGSVPGNGLGAFNANGVNITVDGGAEDGVGKMSNGGKVAILKSPGKNKELINGSVGKSFGYGAQRGLFLIQGSADTRACIRFSGADVVFGGEITTPIQDELGAIASRANLKGFAFEYMTNGRAVVLGDPGPWICAGMTGGVIYQRLNPEMGFDIAAIERRIAKGAKVKIEQVGSQSIKDLNELLGAYRNELAASGQSEAAASVDKLLADLPTHFVRIAPVGLQADQSVATE; encoded by the coding sequence ATGAACCAAGCCATGATCAACGAAGGCCGCTTCCGCAATCTGCTAGAAACCGAACATGACAGCTGTGGAATTGTATGCATTATCGAGAAAAACGGCCACCCTTCCAGGGATAACATACAAAAGACGATTGATGCCCTTGTTAAATTGGAACATCGTTCGGGTTTTATCAATGGAGAAGGCGACGGCTGCGGAATTCTGACCGACATCCCCCGCGCGCTCTGGGAAAAGAAGCTGCAGGACGCCGGTCTGGACGGGAAGCTGGCTTACGATAAGCGTTTCTCCATCGCCCACATCTTCGTGCCTCGCAAGCTGGCTATTTCCGCCGCCGACATGCAGGCCTCCATCCGCGAAATGTTCCGGGAGCACGGCGTTCGCATTGTGACGGAGCAGGAGAACCAGGTCGACAACTCCGTTCTCGGACCGAACGGTCTGAACGACGAGCCCGTTTTCTGGCAGGTCGCCGCTCTCTGCGAGAAGGAAGGCGTGAACACGGCCGATCATTTGTTTGAGCTTCATGTGGCGATCGAAGCCCGGTTTACCGTGCACGTCGCAACGCTCAGCAATACGACCGCCGCCTACAAGGTGATGGGAGCCGCCAGCATTCTGCCGCTCTACTTCAACGACACGCGGGATCCGTTGTTCGCCGCCCAGGTAACGATCGGCCATAACCGCTATTCGACGAATACGCTCTCCAGCTTCTTCCGGGTTCAGCCGTTCTCGCTTCTCGGCCATAACGGGGAAATCAACACGGTCAAGAAGCTCCGCCTCGAGGCCGACATGGTCGGCGTTCCGCTCGTAGACGGCGGCAGTGACTCGCAGGACATGAACCGGACGATCGAGACGTTCATTCACCGCTCCGGCATGAGCCTGTTTGAAGCGATGGAAGTGGTCTTCCCTCCGATTCACAACGAAATGAAGCTGTTCCGCGGAGAGCTTCAGGATATGTACGTGTACTTCCGCCAAATCTGGGGCCACTATGCCCAAGGTCCGGCCGGGATCGTGTCCCGCTACGGCAACGAGTGCATCTTCAGTGTGGACGCACTGGGCCTTCGTCCGGTATGGATGGTGGAAACGGAAAACTCCCTGTACTTCTCCTCCGAGCAAGGCGTCGTAACGGTCGGCGAGATGATCGCCGAGCCGAAGCCGATCGCTCCGGGCGAGAAAGTCGGCGTCGTGCTGACCCCGGGAGAATACGTTCAAGTGCTTCCGTATACAACTGTTCAGTCGCTTGTGCATGAGCGCGTAAGCAAGCGCGTGGATTTCAGCGGCATGCGCAAATACCTCGGCTCCGTCGAATCCGGCATCACTGCCTCTGCGAACGAAGTGCTTCAAGTGAATGATGCGCTGTACAGCGCGAACGGCTGGGACCGCGAAGGCATCCAGCAGATCGAGTCGATGTCCGAGACCGGCGCCGAGCCGATCCGCTCCCTCGGTCATGACGGCCCTCATGCGGCCATCAACTGGGAGCGCCAGAACATTCCCGATTTCATCAAGGAAAGCGTAGCGGTGGTCACCAACCCGGCCATCGACCGCGACCGCGAGATGGAGCACTTCTCCACCCGCGTTGTCGTCGGCCCTCGTCCGGTTCTCTACGGACAGCCGGACAACCGCCTGCGCATCGAGCTGCTGGCCCCGCTCGTTCTCGAAAGCCTGAACGGCGTGGACAGCGACAAAGACCTGAACCAGCTTTCCTATGAGCAGCTGCTCGCAGCCTTCCGTGCCCAAGGAGAGAACGCTGTAGCCGTTCTGTCCGCCACGTTCGCCCGCGGCACGTCCATCCAGGACGGCCTGAACGAGCTTGCCGCTCAAGCGGTGGAAGCCGTTAAGAACGGCGCTATGCTGGTGGTGCTGGACGATTCCGAAGCCCACCGGAACGACCGCTTGTGGCTCGACCCGCATCTTGCGGTATCGAAGGTCGACATTGCCCTGCGGGAGCACAAGCTGGGACACGGCGACAACCTTCGCCGCCAGACTTCCCTAGTCCTCCGCTCAGCGGCGGTCCGCAACCTGCATGACATCGCAGTGGCTTGCGGTCTAGGGGCTGACGTGATTTCGCCTTACCTGCTCTTCGCTACGGCTGCCGCCAAATCCGGGGCTCCCGCCGCGAAGAAAGTCTATACGGCCTTGAACAAAGGCCTGGAGAAAGTCATCTCCACCATCGGAACCCACGAGCTGCGCGGATACACCCGCTTCTTCTCCTCCATCGGTCTGAATCCGGAGGTGGCGGAGGTGCTCGATATCGTGAACTACCTGGGAAGCGACAAGGCCGGAACGGGCTTCGCCAAGCTGGAAGCCGAAGCCGAGAAGCGCTACGAGGACTTCACGAATCCGAAGGCCAAGGCCGCCCGCAACTTCCACTTCTTCCAGCGCATGTGGAAGGCGTTGGGTGAAGCGGCCTCGGGAGCGGCGCCGTACAGCGATTACCGCGACAAGCTTCGTGAGGAAGAGAAGCGCAACCCGATCTCCATCCGCCACGTAGCCGACTTTAACTACGAGAAAGCGCTGGAGGGCCGTCAGCCTCTTAACCCGTCCGATGTATCCATCGGAATCGGCGGGCATGATCTGCCTATGCTGATCTCCTCCATGTCCTTCGGCTCGCAGAACGAAACGGCTTTCCGGGCGTACGCCGAAGCCGGCGAACGGCTGAACATGGTCACGATGAACGGAGAAGGCGGCGAGATCAAGGATATGCTCGGCCGCTATCGCAGAACGCGCGGGGCCCAGGTCGCATCCGGCCGCTTCGGGGTTAATGCCGAGCTTGCCAATGCAGTTGCCTTCCTGGAGATCAAGATCGGCCAGGGAGCCAAGCCTGGAGAAGGCGGTCACCTGCCGGGCTCCAAGGTTACGGCCAAAATCGCCGCGGCCCGTAACGCCACCATCGGATCGGACCTGATCTCGCCTTCTAACAACCACGATATCTATTCGATCGAGGACCTGGCGCAGATCATCTCCGAGCTTAAGGAAGCGAGCGGACGCAAGGCGAAGGTCATTGTGAAGATTCCGGTCGTACCGGGAATCGGAACGATTGCCGTCGGGGTAGCCAAAGCAGGCGCCGACGTCATCACCCTCTCCGGCTTCGACGGCGGAACGGGTGCTGCCCGTATCCACTCGATCACGCATGTTGGGCTTCCGACCGAAATCGGGACGAAGCTGGCTCACGTAGCTCTGATCGAAGCCGGTCTGCGCCACCGCGTTGAGCTCTGGTCTGACGGCGGTCTGAAATCCGGGGCCGATGTCGTCAAGATGCTTATGCTCGGCGCGAACCGCTGCGGCTTCGGCTCCATCGCGATGCAGGCCATCGGCTGTACGACCTGCCGCGGCTGTCATCTGGATACGTGTCACGTCGGGATTGCCACGCAGATTGACTCCATGGAGGAAGCCGAAGAGAAAGGCCTTCGCCGCTTCGTTCCGCGGGAGTACGACCTCGCGGTCAACAGCCTGGTCCGCCTCTTCGGTGCCATCGGAGAAGAGGTTCGCGAGATTGTCGCGGCACTCGGCTTTAAAGATGCCCAGGATCTCGTCGGCCGTTCCGATCTTCTGCAGCAGGTGAACTGTCTCGATCAGATCGACTTGAGCGAAATCCTTCGTCCGGCTCCGCTGCAGTTCATCAACATCGGCGAGTCTCTGGATGAAGCCGCCGTCGCCTCTTCGGATATCCAAGTTGCGGCGGGCGCAGAGGGCCAGGCCTTCTTCCCTGAGTCCCTGTCCTTCGCCACTCCAGTGGAGCGTACCTGGTCCAAGGTAACGGGCGAAACCCGGATTATCGGAAGCCGCTACTCCAGCCACCGGGTGCGCAGCAGCCAGGACAACGACAAGCTTCCGGCCATTTCCCTCCGTCTGACGGACGGTTCGGTACCGGGTAACGGGCTTGGTGCCTTTAACGCGAACGGAGTCAACATTACCGTAGACGGCGGTGCGGAAGACGGAGTCGGCAAAATGTCCAACGGCGGTAAAGTGGCCATTCTCAAGTCGCCTGGCAAGAACAAGGAGCTCATCAACGGCTCGGTAGGGAAATCCTTTGGGTATGGAGCCCAGCGTGGGTTGTTCCTTATCCAAGGCAGTGCCGATACGCGTGCCTGCATCCGGTTCTCGGGGGCGGACGTGGTCTTCGGCGGTGAGATTACGACACCGATCCAAGACGAGCTTGGGGCCATCGCAAGCCGGGCCAACCTGAAAGGCTTCGCCTTTGAATACATGACCAACGGCCGTGCCGTCGTGCTCGGTGATCCGGGTCCATGGATTTGCGCCGGGATGACCGGAGGCGTGATCTACCAGCGCCTGAACCCGGAAATGGGCTTTGACATTGCGGCTATCGAACGCCGGATTGCCAAAGGCGCCAAAGTCAAGATCGAGCAAGTGGGTTCGCAGAGCATCAAGGACCTGAACGAGCTGCTCGGTGCTTACCGCAACGAATTGGCGGCATCGGGTCAATCCGAAGCCGCGGCGAGTGTCGATAAGCTTTTGGCCGACCTCCCGACCCACTTCGTGCGCATCGCCCCGGTTGGCCTTCAGGCGGACCAGTCGGTCGCTACGGAATAA
- a CDS encoding proline dehydrogenase family protein — MDWTTKLFRSLLLALAGNRAAEALALKYGLRLGADKFVAGETRAEALRTVKQLNANGLLATIDHLGEGIRHLSEAEAFRDEYLALLEDISQEEAKANVSLKPTQMGLALDPEAGYRNIREIVDKARALGNFVRLDMEDSRYTDATLQVARRLHAEGMGNVGVVIQAYLYRSEYDIRRLSSEKGNVRLVKGAYKEPKDKAYPKMSEVDIQFKRLIKRRLLSGLYTGIATHDEPIIEWTKRFVEVHQVPLHTFEFQMLYGIRMKLQEELAAEGYTVRCYVPYGRLWFPYFVRRLAERPANVAFLLKSLRKK, encoded by the coding sequence ATGGATTGGACCACCAAGCTTTTTCGCTCTCTTCTGCTTGCCCTTGCCGGTAACCGTGCCGCGGAAGCCCTTGCCTTAAAGTATGGCCTTCGTCTCGGAGCAGACAAATTCGTAGCCGGCGAAACGCGGGCAGAGGCGCTGCGGACCGTCAAACAACTGAACGCCAATGGCCTTCTGGCCACCATTGATCATCTGGGAGAGGGCATCCGTCACCTTAGCGAGGCAGAAGCCTTCCGGGACGAGTACCTGGCGCTTCTGGAAGACATCAGCCAAGAGGAAGCTAAAGCCAATGTCTCCCTTAAGCCTACCCAGATGGGCTTAGCCCTGGATCCGGAGGCGGGTTACCGCAACATTCGAGAGATTGTCGACAAGGCCAGGGCACTTGGCAATTTTGTCCGGCTGGACATGGAAGATTCCCGCTATACCGATGCTACCCTGCAGGTGGCCCGCCGGCTTCATGCGGAAGGAATGGGCAACGTCGGGGTGGTGATCCAAGCGTATCTCTACCGGTCCGAATATGATATCCGCCGCCTCTCCTCGGAGAAAGGGAATGTTCGTCTCGTCAAGGGAGCTTACAAGGAGCCGAAGGACAAAGCCTACCCGAAAATGAGCGAGGTCGACATCCAGTTCAAGAGGCTGATCAAGCGCCGTCTGTTGTCCGGCCTCTATACAGGGATCGCCACCCACGATGAACCGATCATCGAATGGACCAAACGGTTCGTGGAGGTTCACCAGGTGCCTCTGCACACCTTTGAATTCCAAATGCTGTACGGCATCCGAATGAAGCTGCAGGAAGAACTGGCTGCCGAGGGCTATACCGTCCGCTGCTACGTGCCCTACGGGCGCCTCTGGTTTCCCTATTTTGTGCGCCGGCTTGCCGAGAGACCGGCGAATGTAGCCTTCCTGCTAAAGTCGCTGCGTAAAAAGTAA